One window of Salminus brasiliensis chromosome 16, fSalBra1.hap2, whole genome shotgun sequence genomic DNA carries:
- the ska2 gene encoding SKA complex subunit 2, with product METAVDKLEALFQKAEADIEYVEKRLKFDFMTNARENGAVEGNPVQLLENLAAIKARHATLCTQVEEIAAEQKRSMDSIRAHLDTTVKLVEELQSTADIQVPPLSEAEQEAREALCSSVAALSVEVPPAEPAAREESSSHRQCEEVTDAEFDAVPRSVRGNLKLSDLNTLYRQLTEHFSSEKNRAALSLQKMKKLNMKVSDAAVKTLQHLSLIETDKKGSVSLCSGD from the exons ATGGAGACGGCAGTAGATAAGCTGGAGGCTCTG TTCCAGAAGGCGGAGGCTGATATAGAGTATGTGGAAAAGCGGCTGAAATTTGACTTCATGACCAACGCTCGAGAAAACGGAGCTGTGGAG GGAAACCCGGTTCAGCTCCTGGAGAACCTGGCTGCAATTAAGGCACGTCATGCCACTCTGTGCACGCAGGTGGAGGAGATCGCGGCCGAACAGAAGCGCTCCATGGACTCGATCAGAGCTCACCTGGACACCACGGTGAAGCtggtggaggagctgcagaGCACGGCTGACATCCAG GTTCCTCCCCTCAGTGAAGCAGAACAGGAGGCGAGAGAGGCTCTCTGCTCGTCGGTGGCCGCCCTCTCTGTAGAG GTGCCGCCGGCTGAACCTGCTGCCCGGGAGGAGTCGAGCT CACACCGGCAGTGTGAGGAAGTGACGGACGCAGAGTTTGATGCTGTTCCACGAAGCGTCCGAGGAAACCTCAAGCTGAGTGACCTCAACACGCTCTACAGGCAGCTAACGGAGCACTTCTCATCAGAAAAGAACAG AGCGGCGCTGAGTTTACAGAAGATGAAGAAACTGAACATGAAAGTGAGCGACGCTGCGGTTAAAACTCTACAGCACCTCTCGCTCATCGAGACGGACAAGAAGGGCAGCGTGTCTCTGTGCTCCGGAGACTGA
- the mdh2 gene encoding malate dehydrogenase, mitochondrial, translating to MFSRIARPAGSLARCLSTSSQNNAKVAVLGAAGGIGQPLSLLLKNSPLVSELSLYDIAHTPGVAADLGHIETRAKVTGYIGPDQLGAALKGCDVVVIPAGVPRKPGMTRDDLFNTNATIVATLSDACARACPEAMICIIANPVNSTVPITSEMMKKHGVYNPNRVFGVTTLDIVRANAFVAELKGLDPARVNVPVVGGHAGKTIIPLISQCTPKVDFPADQLSALTGRIQEAGTEVVKAKAGAGSATLSMAYAGARFTFSLLDAMNGKEGVVECAFVRSEETECKYFSTPLLLGKNGIEKNLGLGVLSPFEEKLVAEAMGELKGSIKKGEDFAANLKL from the exons ATGTTCTCCAGAATCGCCAGACCTGCGGGCAGCCTCGCCAGGTGTCTGTCCACCTCCTCACAG aataaTGCAAAGGTGGCGGTGTTGGGGGCGGCCGGTGGTATTGGTCAGCCACTCTCCCTCCTGCTGAAGAACAGCCCACTGGTCAGCGAACTCTCTCTGTACGATATCGCCCACACACCTGGCGTCGCTGCCGACCTCGGCCACATTGAGACCAGAGCCAAGGTCACAG GTTACATCGGTCCTGACCAGCTGGGCGCTGCACTAAAAGGCTGTGATGTCGTGGTGATTCCTGCTGGTGTCCCGAGGAAACCTG GGATGACCCGTGATGACCTGTTTAACACCAATGCCACCATCGTGGCCACGCTGTCCGACGCCTGTGCCCGAGCTTGCCCTGAAGCCATGATCTGCATCATCGCTAACCCC GTGAACTCCACCGTCCCCATCACCTCAGAGATGATGAAGAAGCATGGCGTCTACAACCCCAACAGAGTGTTCGGAGTTACAACACTGGACATCGTCAGAGCCAACGCGTTCGTCGCTGAGCTTAAA GGTCTTGACCCCGCTCGGGTTAACGTGCCAGTTGTCGGAGGTCACGCTGGAAAGACCATCATCCCTCTGATTTCACAG TGCACTCCTAAAGTGGACTTCCCTGCAGACCAGCTCTCCGCTCTGACCGGCAGGATTCAGGAGGCAGGGACAGAGGTGGTGAAGGCCAAGGCAGGAGCAG GTTCTGCCACCCTGTCGATGGCCTACGCCGGAGCCAGGTTCACCTTCTCCCTCCTCGACGCCATGAATGGAAAGGAGGGTGTAGTGGAGTGTGCGTTCGTCAGATCAGAGGAGACGGAGTGTAAATACTTCTCCACACCACTGCTGCTGGGG AAAAACGGCATTGAGAAGAACCTCGGCCTGGGGGTGCTCTCACCATTTGAGGAGAAGCTGGTTGCTGAAGCGATGGGTGAACTGAAAGGCTCCATCAAGAAGGGAGAGGACTTCGCTGCTAACCTGAAGCTGTGA